The genomic segment TTCGCAAATTTTTCCTGCGGTTGTGAACACATGTAACTCTGACAAACTCCTGCCGTGTTCATCATGTAAACGGCCAACAGAGACCCAATTTTTCAGaattttcatgtctgaaaactgcttCAGTTGCACCTGACCTTTACCTTTTAGTTTGTTGTGTGAGACAACAACTCATGAATTGACAGACAAGTAAAAGAGAATCTACTGTTGGTTAccacaataaaatacatttcacaaaagccaacagttttccttttccttcatgGCAGTGAGACACAAAGTACAGTGATAATTCATAGTAAGAATCTGCTGAATGCATTTGTTATAGAGTTATAACTAAGTGCGGCGGGGAGGCAAAGAAGGAGCCGTTTGGTAAACAGAGAGAAGTGGACTGTAATTTATGGCTGTAATTTGGTGGGACGGTATCTGGTTGGGGTCAGAGGTGTATTCTTTCACTCTTATGCAATCATAAAGGCACGTCTTTGCAAATGTACACACAAGACTCTGCAGTCCCACGTGATTTCCCTGTCCTGTAACCTTGAAGACTGGAAAAAGATATCACATGCGctcgatcacacacacacacacacacacactgaaccacagAAACTAAACTCAGAACTAGGAATAGATTTGGTAAATATTGTTAGAAATCTGTGTGGGCCAACAGCTTGTGCAACATGAtactaaatttaatttatatcaGACCACGGTGTTTTGTTgctaaaaaaacagagaaagtttaacacatacagtaatcaataaccaaaataaatgacagagaTTGACTGTGATATTACCATTAGTGTCAAAGGttgttttcactctcttcaACTCTCAAATGTATAATCACCATTCTACTTAAGGGGAAATACTGAATCATTATGTTCTATCATCTATATGCCATGTCTATCCGATCATAATGCTATTACTGTAAGATCTACTTCAATTCAATTACCATGTAACTTATGACCTGTTAGCTAAAATGCCAAAGAGTGGGAAATATTCTGGCAACAGCAAATCAACCATATAGTGACATTTCTACTCTCATAGTGACATGAGAGTAGATGTTGGTGCAATTAATTGCAGGGATTCATCTCTGTGCCAAATGAAAGTATAATTTCTCACTTTGAGAGCACTGCGTCCTCTGAGATGTATGTGCTATCTGATGGAAGGAGCACCGAGAATAAACTGGGATGCTTCTCACCCACTCTCCTGTGTTGGAGGATGAAGCCGAGGAGGGTCAGTCTACCAACATGCAGAGTGGGTTGTTGAAAGGAAAATTCGGCCCTAATTGCAGCAGCTCTATTCTTTGCTGGTTTCCCTCAGCTGCTagaaggaggaggctggaggaaaAGTAACATGACGCAACAGCTGCACTGGTTTTACCTCAAGCCATAACTACAGACATTTTAGACCTGTAGATCGTATTCTTGCAGGGTTTTCTATGAACAATCACAAATTATCAGTTGTGTCACGTTAGAGCAAATTTCTGCTGTTGATGAGTGAAAATGTTGCACCTCCAAAGTTTCAACTTTTCAGGTACCgactatctatccatccatccatccatccatccatccatccatctatctgtgGCTTAATATGATCTGCAATCTCTAATGTGGTTAATTATTGTCATGGATGAACTTTGAAAATGTGGGAAATTATGGAAGATGTGTTCCTTATGGGAATGTAACCACCCGTTTAGACGAGGCGTCTAATGTCTTAATCTTGCCCTCCTTGGGCCCGGGGACAGGCCAGAGCATGTAAAACCCCCCAATCTAAGAATCTTCATGATATTACATTGCAGTTTCTATTTCCATTCACAGACAAAATCAGATAGCTGAGGCAGTCTCATATTATTCTTTTGAGGGGTGTGGACAGCTTAAAGGTTAGAGGAATGAACTTGTGAATGGAAGATCGCTGTTAGGAAAAAACCCGCCCTGACGAGGAATAACAGAAAGGAAACTGTTTTTTGGAATCTGGGTGGATGAGACTGTAATTGAAACCCATGTCTGACCGCCCCAAGTGAATCTGTGCAATGAAGACCGTGTGAATTGTTCATTACTTTGTGACAATTAcgggaaaaggacaaaaaatgtacaaacagacaaatgtcGTATCTGTTTGCAGTTTACTTTAACCCacttatttcatatttacaagCAGTATACAAACGCTCAACACTACGGTGTAGTGTAgtctaaataatgtatttttcagttATTCATATTTCTCATGTGAACTGGActataaacatttaataaaagtttcattttagtattttacaCAACATTATATTTCAACTGCATCTAGCGAGttgtaatattattaataatagttGAACTATTTCATTATATTCcttattattaaatgttgaattttCTTCTGATATTCAGGCAGTCAAACTAATCATGTTGTAATGTTCCTCTGCTGTGCCTACATGCTCTGAGGATGTCGTCAAAAGGAACAACATGTAAACGGAGCAGCTTGATCAGGAGGTGGCATGAATATCTCCCCACTGCCAGCAGATTGTCTCCACATGATGCAGCACACATGGCTCACAGGTTTAAAGATATTGGTGCTGGTTTGAATCTCATGTAATGGTGTAGTGACAGGTTAAGGCCAGTGCCACTGGCCACCAGTACACACAAGTGTCTACTGTCTGTTCCTTCTATCCCTTTAAGTTATTTTGCCTGTGGAGACCCTCATCCTCCAGCTGAGCTCGTCACTCAGTAGTACTAGCTGCTCCCATCCTGACTCACGCAGACGGACAGTATTTGATTACAGCAACAGGCTGATTGGATTACAGAAGGCACGGACGCAGATACTTGCAGCAAACACAGGGCAACTGGAGGACTTCCTGTCAGCCTGACTTAACACACTGACATGATCCTGTTAAACTCCACAGTCAAAAACTGTTAGGAATGATCCAAAACCCGTTCAGCAACATCCCAATCGTCAATGTCATCTCTTCACTTGAGGATTATGTCTCTCTCAGGCTGATGCTGTTTGCCATCTGACAGACGGGTCCTGCTTTATTGTCAGCTTATCTCTTCTTCTCATATCTCATTTcaaactttaacaaaaaaagtaagGAGCAGAAGACAGACTGTttgggtgtaaaaaaaagaaaaaactatttttaactcacaagacacagacagatggtgtATCTGGGGTTGCCCATATTATGACataacataaaaataacattatgaTGGGGACACAAGATGTTaaaacatggatgatgtgcaaTACTGACTCTATAGCTTGTGGTCTATTAACTCCATATTAACCCGTTTCTTATCTGTGtagtatataagtatataagCATTAAGTGTCTCTGTGAAATTCCCATCTTTATTAGTGTAACATGTACAAACATGGCTGttgtaaataaaactttgaatgtttgttttttgtacttcCCATCTGGATTGATTTCCAGCTTGCAGTTGTGCAGATTTCACATTTGGATcaaagacattttgtgttttatcgAATAAACCTCGATCAATGACTCTTTGGCCGGCCTTGGTacacagattttgttttcatgttctaTGTGAATATCATATGACGTTTTTTGGAGGAATCAGTTTTACGATCATCTCTCAGGTACCAAACCATACTGAAAAGCAGTAtggattatttcattatttaataattaGTTTGCCATCACAACTACAGCTACTTGCCCGAGATGGCTCTTGAAAgcttctctctgctgccctcGTGTGGCAAATACAGGTGACATGCATGATTTTGCATGAATGTAACGGCAAAACTGTTTTGATtttcttgtaaatgtttttttgtgtgtgtgcgttgttcAGATAAATATCTACAAAACCCCCAACAAggcattttattattaaatacattttattacacAAATGACATTTGATTTATGACAGTCTGGTCACATAGTGCTTAACAGGTATTTTGGTTGGGTGGAACTGAACAACAGAGTCATGCATTCTTTCGAGTCCTATCTATGCATGTgttcatgtatttgtttatttctagAATTCACTCATTTGCCATCCCCCCATCCCACAATCTCCccagctctccctccctctttgtgAAGTTTCCCTTCAGCCCCAGTTGCAGTTGTCTGCGTCGGTAAAAGTCAGGGTGTCTGTGACCAGGCCGGTGCCGATTGTTCTGTTTCCGTCTCTCAGTGTGAATCTCTGGCCTTTCTCCAGAATCATTGGTTGGCGGAGAGTCAGAGCCAACGATGTGTCCTCTCCTGGCATCACCATTTCCTGAAATAGGACAAGAAACCCAGAAGATTGATTACTACTCTTCACAATTATTAACAAACATAAGATGCTTAAAACGGCACCAGTTTACAATGGGGAAACTGTGGTATGCCAACGCCAGAGACGCACTAATATATATTGGATTATcagaaaaatataatgtaaaccACTGTACAACCACAACTTTCACATATCAAAATTCAGCACTGAAAcagcacatgaaaacacactgattGTACAATGACCATAAATGTCAGAGTATTTTCTTTGATCTCTAAGTTAATAAAGACAATGACTCATTAGAGACCATCACACTCATGTAGCTACAAAAAGTACAACACAGCCTAATACTTGCACTTTCTGCACATTAACTGACAAATATCCatatactgacacacacacacaccttatcaGCAGGTAGAGTGACTCGACAGGTCATGTCCCAGGTGAGAGAGAACATGACGGGCATGAAGTTGTTGACGAACGGTTtgtgtctgcctccctcctccttaCTCAGAACATACACCTGTAACAAAGGAGGCAgacatatgtacacacataaaTGTCTCTGTTACTGGATACattcagttttgtgtttcattatgAAACAGAATGAATCAAAAAATAGAGTCACTGATTGTTCAGAGATCCCGCAAGTTAATCGATAACATTGTTGTGCTCTCAGACCTGAGCCTTGACTTTCTGGTGAGGCATGATGGATCCCGGTTTACACATCACCATCCCCCTCCTTACATCCTCTCTCTTCAGGCCTCGGACCAGAGCACCCAGGTTATCTCCCGCCTCTGCCCGATCCAGGGACTTGTGGAACATTTCGATACCTGAGCCGTGGAGGAGAGGTGGCAAGGTCAAACTCACTGATGCTCATACAGTTAAACATTTTTGGGCATCCTGACTTGTTCTCGTAATGATGTAGCACAGTCTGAAGGCCCTGTTATACTCAGACGAGTGtgttactcttttttttaatgactcaaTCGGCAGATGTGTTTAGTAACATACATTTTGGGCCACATTCTGTTTCTCTACTTTTTAATTGATCGTTTACCTTTTATTTGCCATCCCTCCGTTTATTTGTGACGCTTCCCCACATATTCTATGAAACTATGTAAACTTCTCTGTGActttattgcttttttctttcactcaccTGTGACCACAGACTTTAAACTGCGATTGTGACCCAAAAATTCGCAGTCGTCTCCTTTCTTGATGATTCCTCTCTCCATGGTGCCCGACACCACAGTGCCCCTGCCTGAAAGACACGGTAGATGACGCTCAGGATCagagaaaacaatcttttttttttagatctagTCATCCACTGTCTCTGTGCATCACAACTCAGGAGTCAAGTATCTGCAATATTGAGATACAGCATTTTACAGGCATAATATTTTGCCAGTAAACCTTAAACACCGCAATACACAGAAAacttttaccaaaaaaaatgtatttcaagaaGCATACACCACCAATATTCCTCTTTAATTAAGTTTAACCCTTAAGATCAATGTAAGTAAGAATTTCCCCCCTACCTGGAATAGAATAAACCCCTTCAATAGGCAGGAGGAAAGGtttctccagctctctcttGGGCAAAGGAACGTATTCATCCACAATCTCTAGCAGTTTCATCACTGCATTCACTCCCAGGTCAGGCACTCTGTTCTGAGgtggagcaaagaaagaaaataatcaaatcacaTTGCTTCAAATGTACCTCAATCAGTCATATTTTTTCAACTGCAGCTAATCGATCAAACCCCACTGACAGAGCCGTAAGCCTCTAGTGAAAACGACAGATACAATCATCAGTTCAGCACAGTATTCGCTGCTTTGTTTCACAAATCACTGCCAGCATCCCCCCTCACCTCCAGGGCACAGAGGGCAGAGCCTATCACAACGGGTGTGTTCTCGCCGTCGTAGCCAAACTCTGTGAGCAGCTCGCGGATCTCAAGTTCCACAAGCTCCAGCATCTCCTTGTCATCCACGGCGTCGGCCTTGTTGATGAAAACCACCACATGCTCGACGCCAATCTGCCGGGCCAACAGAAGGTGCTCGCGTGTCTGAGGCATCTGGCCGTCGGTGGCTGCCACCACCAGGATGCACCCATCCATCTGAGCAGTGCCTGTGATCATGTTCTGAAAGAGGGTAGCAGCCCTTATTCTGATTAATTCAAGTGACCATACAAGGCGGCGTCATGTTATGCGTTTTCTTGGTCGGGTGCCATGATGCAGTTGGCAAGAAAAATGCAGATTACCTTGACGTAGTCAGCATGACCAGGGCAGTCGGTGTGAGCGTAATGTCTGTTGGCTGTGGTGTATTCTACATGAGAGGCATTAATGGTGATTCCTCTGGCCTTCTCCTCTGGAGCATTGTCAATGTCTTCGTACTTTTTGTAGCTGGCCCCACCAGCGTCAGAAAGCACTGAGGAAGGGAGGTCACATTATGTCTCAACACTGAGAAACTTAGGAGTCTTCACTTTCCCTTGTCTAATCTGGACTGAATTTAATCATTAAAAGTGCTGCAGTTACATTCATCTGAGCCGGTGTGTGAGTAAAAGCCTGCTCATCGTCGATTCTACCTTTTGTGATGGCTGCAGTCAGGGTGGTCTTGCCGTGATCAACATGGCCAATAGTTCCGATGTTCACATGGGGCTTTTCTCGGGTGTACGTCTTCTTCGCCTCTGCAGCAAAGGTCCGCCGGCTCAGAGGCACAGCACACTATGCGACAAAGACAAAAGCCAGGAATTAGACTGTCAGAGAATCACCATTGAACCGTCTGTAGACTGCAGTTTGTGTCCACACTCACCAATCTGAAGGAGCTGTGCAGGAGGCTTGGCTGAGAAAGCTGAAGGGCTGAGGAGAATGGATtaaaatatcagatattaataaattaaatacaatattATTTGGCTTGACAATCCAGTGTAGTTGATCgtgcgttgttgttgtttttgtcccaaTACAAGCATTGGAACTGTGTGAAGTTATTTTAGGTCCATgacataatcattttaatttttcagtCTCATTGCAAAACATATTCATGTCCCACAGTCCTTgagatgtctctctctcacacacacacacacacacacacacacacacacacacacacacacacacattacattataGATACAAAGATAACTAGCTACAACGTAATATCTCTTTAGGCaattgtcaaataaaataaaaagcaacaggGTAAAAATATCActgtcatttaaatgtttacaaactgtgatATTAGCATGGGGAAATACAGCTGCTCTGTACCTGCGCTGATCAATGTCCATCAATGAAGGACTAAagttataattatatatatacagatagatagatagatagatatatatatatatatagatagatagatagatagatattttgTAGCAGCTAAAAGCAGCTCTGAAGCAGCTAACATGGAGTCAACAAATCCTTGAGCCTGAAGGGAAGACTCGACtctttgaatatgaatattatctAAATAATCGCCCACCAGTCAGACCTCATCCGTGGCTAGTTGCCTCTTTAGCTAACGCTCATTGGTAACGTGACCTTGCTCTGCTATGGGAAGAGACTGCatcattctttcttttgctcGTGTTCTTGCAAACAAGCGCAGCGAACTTATCCCACAACAACACGAACACGTGCTATCGACCGAGAAACTGACAGAAGAGCTCACAGAGCCAGAAGGTGACaaagaattaaaatgttttaccgGAGAAACACGCACGCAAGCCCAGAAGCGCCGCCATCTTCGATGGTGAGACAAACCAAAGGCCTTGGAAAGGTCAAGATAATACACCGCCAGTACATAGCCTGCTCTAAGGGTTACACAAGAAGACGTACATCCGGTAGGTATGAACTGTTACTactaaaactacaacaacaatcATAATAGTATTATTAATAagcaaatatcaaaaataattaaagaagATATGTAACATATCAAAACAGGTTGAGCTAAAAATTATTTTCGCCAACTATTTGACATTCCAAGGAAAAATAGTTTAGCGTTTTCAATTACTTGTCAAGgttttgatattttctcatCATCACTGATGTACTGcatgttataaaatataaaaaaatcacacaaattaTAACAGTACGTAATATTTTCGTACTTATTCATCTTGAACACTGCTCACGGTTTCTGAGCGTCACTTAACATACTCCTCTCATGTGTACTGTGACTCTCTGAACGTCGCATGTACTTACGTCACCGATTTACCGTAATTGTACGAACATGGGTTATTTTGCTTCCGTGACTAATTAAATCACAGTAAAATAGACTCCTTTCGACTCCTGCTCGTTTTACTATATTGTAATTGGGAAGGACTGGATTGACGTAGAAGACGTGAAGACTGAAATTGCCCTGAGGTGAGAAAAGAGCACGGGTCGAACATGTTTCTCTTGCCCGTTTGCTGGGAGATTTACGGTACAGCATGGCAGCCTCCATGCCGCTCGTGAGATCAGCTAACGGCTAGAACCTTCTGGTGCATTCGTGCTTGTGAGATCACAGCTTCATATAGACAGTCGGTGGTTTACAGGAGGAGTGAAGTTGTTTACAAGTTGTGTCCGTCAAATTAACTCCCGTGTGCACGGTAAGTGGACAATAATAGACATACCATGCTATCCGCAGTAAGCTTTAATGTTAGCCTGTCAGATGTGGAGAGTAAAGAGGTGATCTTGTGGATTGAGTCAAGAAGCTGACTTTctgtaattccccccccccccccagctgtaAACAGTATGGCAGAAAACAGTCAGAACAGAAGATATCCCCCGAACCTTCAGGGGGTCCTGAGGCTGGCAGTAGAGGCTGCATCAGCTGCAGAGGGACCTGCTCCTCTGGAACCCATGTCAGAGGAGGTAAGTGCCTGGTTGTTATAGAGTTCAAACCTGAGAAGGCTTTggacagatgacacacacacacacacacacacacacacacacacacacacacacacacacaccttggtgGATCCAGTTCACCTCAGGATCTAACCACAGTcggatttttaaaaacaacatatattccacctgttttctttttcctccaatTCAACTCTTGCAGTACGAGTTCCTGCACATTATCATTGGAATCATAAAGATTCTGGCTTTGACAGGAGCAGAGCCAGACAAATACAAGTGTGCAGTTagttgattgactgactgaaaatCAGGGATCAAAACAGCTACTTCAAAATGGCAACTTGTGCTGTGGGATATTGTTAAAAAGAgc from the Scophthalmus maximus strain ysfricsl-2021 chromosome 17, ASM2237912v1, whole genome shotgun sequence genome contains:
- the tufm gene encoding elongation factor Tu, mitochondrial, translated to MAALLGLRACFSALQLSQPSLLHSSFRLCAVPLSRRTFAAEAKKTYTREKPHVNIGTIGHVDHGKTTLTAAITKVLSDAGGASYKKYEDIDNAPEEKARGITINASHVEYTTANRHYAHTDCPGHADYVKNMITGTAQMDGCILVVAATDGQMPQTREHLLLARQIGVEHVVVFINKADAVDDKEMLELVELEIRELLTEFGYDGENTPVVIGSALCALENRVPDLGVNAVMKLLEIVDEYVPLPKRELEKPFLLPIEGVYSIPGRGTVVSGTMERGIIKKGDDCEFLGHNRSLKSVVTGIEMFHKSLDRAEAGDNLGALVRGLKREDVRRGMVMCKPGSIMPHQKVKAQVYVLSKEEGGRHKPFVNNFMPVMFSLTWDMTCRVTLPADKEMVMPGEDTSLALTLRQPMILEKGQRFTLRDGNRTIGTGLVTDTLTFTDADNCNWG